In Caretta caretta isolate rCarCar2 chromosome 11, rCarCar1.hap1, whole genome shotgun sequence, the sequence GAGTGAGCCGTGGCCCGCCTGTGGCTATGCCCCTGTTCTGGATCTTTTAAGATGACTCCATTGATAAATGTCCTCCAAATGGATGAACCTCAAAGGAGACCATGACATTTCCCCCCAAGTCCAATTCCAGTTCTTCCGCACTGTCAGAGTTGCGTTAAGTTTTAGTTATAAAGCTGAACTGGGAGCTATTTTAGGTCTCctaattcagggtttttttaaaatttagcttAAAAGGTTAAATGAGCCTACCTACATGCTAACAGCATCAAGTGGGTTTATGAAGGAATTGAttgatttttgtatttaaattgtctaatattcatttttaaaatatcctgctAAAAGTAGTTGGaaaattctttttattatttcacCTGTCTCCccacttttttgtgtgtggtgaGGTTCCAGTGTGCATCTTTGTCAATTGGTACATGGAGACTGTATCTATAAAACCCAAACGACCAGTCAGAACATGACAGGACACTCATCCAAACTAAATGTGTCCCAAGTTACCAACTCTTTTAATTTTAGCAAAGTTTTGTTGTGTTTGATGTTTTTCATAAAACCAGGCTTCTAAAGTTGTGTGACTGTaagcattcatttttttaaaaaatagatttttagcCCATGTGGTTACAAAGTTAAGCCTGAAAATGTGACTGAACTGCCCTTTAGAGGCTCAGAAATCAAGAGGgtaaaaacaaaacctgaaatatattttgaaatctcataatttttaagctaatctcatgatttttggaacCCTGACATGATTTTTGAAAACTTCAGGTTGGAAATACTGTAAACTCCAATGCTGTTAAAATGAAGGCAGAGTTTTGTGAAGCTGGTTTAACAGAACAGCAGTTGATCAATTACATTCTGAATCCTcagcagtgaagtgggctagaatatatttcctctttaaatGTAAATTTGAGTGAATCAGAAAATAAAGTGGAGCTAGCAAGATCCAAAAACTGTGATACATTCATTTTACATGTTTGTTAAATACTTTGCTACTCTTAAACCATTAGGGACAACTGAGCTAACTTGACATTTTTATCTGAGAACCCTGAGATCTCTGAAAACTGAGCTATCTCTAGGGTTAAGAGGGATAAGTAACCCTAAATTGAGACctgttactttttatttttaaaagcacaagcATAAATGTGTCTTTATAGTGTGGATAagaacagaacataagaatgaccatactgggtctgacaagtggtccatctagctcagtatcctgtcttccaacggtgactagtgctagatgcttcagagagaatgaacagagcagggtaTTTATTGAATGATAAATCATGTGTCGTCCAGTCGCAGCTTTTTTTGGACAGtgagaggcttagggacatccagatcatggggttacatccctgaccgtcttgcctaatagccattgacaaaCCTATCtgccatgaatgtatctaattcttttttgaacctagttatacttttggccttcgcaGTATCCCCTGATAATGATTtccactgtgtgttgtgtgaaaaagtacttccttatgtttgttttaaacctgctgcctataatTTCATTGGATGGtcactggttcttgtgttatataaaggggtaaataacatgtcccttcactttctccacaccatttgtgatttgatagacctgtatcatatccctccttagtcatgtcttttctaagatgaacagtcccagtctttttaatctcttctcatatggagctgttccatacccctaataatttttgttggccttctctgtactttttccaattctgatatatcttttttgcgagggggcgaccagaactgcatgcagtattcaaggtgtgggcataccatttTGAATtcagagctcaaaagcttgtctctatcactaacagaagttgatccaataaaagataccaccTCACATACCTTGTCTTTCTGATATCtggggaccaacatggctataacaaccCTGCAAGCAATCTTTATATTGTATccttttggaatttttttctttgtgataAACAGGGCCTTTTGGACAATGGCGAACAAAGCAACTGCTGAAACATCCTCCATTTTCATGCAGGGTTCCATTAGAGGGCACATGAAAGAGAAGAAGGATAGAGCTTTAAAAGCTGCAAAACTGAATGCCTGTCTTGCATCTAAAATCAAAACTAAAATAATAAGTGAGTGTAATTACTTTAAAGTAAACTGTTACAGCAATTTAATCCATATACTGTGTGcaccattgaagtaaatggggtgATGGATGTGCTTAATGTTTGCTAAATTGCCTAAATAAAGAGGATTATCATTAATATAATATTAAGGTTGAGAATTGAAAGATGGTCTTGTGACTAAAACATGTTACTTGGAATGACAATTATTGTGTTCTTTATCTGGTTCTTTGCTAGACTTTCTGTCcttgacctttggcaagtcagcTAGGCCAAACCTTTTAAAAGTGCACACTAATTTCAGATGCCTCAGTGgtagagatcacttgatcattacctgttaggttcactccctctgggtgctcctctggggcacctggcattggccactgttggcagacagcatgctgggctggatggacctttggtctgatccagtatggccattcttatgttcttatgtagttGTGGTTGTTCAACATGTCTACAGTCAAGATGTAGTTATCTCATATTGGCCACCAAAATTAgtggattttaaaatgttgacattaaaTTCTGTGTGCCTCACTTTTCCTCATCTACAAAATATGATGGGTTGTAAATAAGTCATGGGGCCATAATTGAATGATGAGGATAACCAAAACTCTTGAACAGCTGCATTATTCTCTGAACAGTATCtgacctgtgcactgaatgagtcaAGAATAGCGTCATTTTACAGACTCCATAGCTAAACACATAGTTTTGGCATGTTCTTTATGAGAGACAATGCAATGAGATATGTGAATGAGACGGGTTTGTTGTGTTAGAaacttggattctattcccagcactgCAACCTCTCAGATCTTCAAATATCTCAGCTTTAAATGTGGGAAAATCATAAATACTTATATCTCCGAAGGCAGAAGTGTGAGGCCTTGCTCAGTAATCATTTTGAAGGTCACAGAATTAGTAACATAGGTACTGGAAGAAGTGCAACCAGAACTTAAGGTCTTCTTGCTCCCAGCCCAGAACAGCTTTTGTTAGGCCAAAAAGTGATAAAGCAACTGGAAACAAAGGTTTGTAATGTGTCTTAGGTCAACTGTAACCATTGCTACTGCTTCATCAGAACTATGAGTAATGTCATGAGGAGTGAGCAAAAAGAAAATTAtgattattttgtttctttctacAGACAACTCTTCTATTTTTAAGATATCTTTAAAACATAATAATAAAGCATTGGCTCTGGCTTTGACTCTGGAGAAGGAAAATACTCGGAGGCTGAAGAATGAGAAGATCTTTCTACAGAAAGAAGTAGAGGAGTTGCATTTTTATAATGTCGTGCTTCGTCAAAAATTAAACTGTTTGGTATGCTGTAATTACCATAATACTTAAACCTTCTGAGCAACTAAAAAACAAATATCACATTTTAGTGGAAACTTCAGAGAaaattagtttaatttttttaactagaacatttaaaaatattttacctaCAGTAATTATTTCAAATACACAGTTGCCAACAGGATGGAAAAAGGTGGGGCTATATATTATCTCTCAGTAAAATTCTTGTTCAGAATTCATTTTTCCTTTATAAGATCACCTCATGCTTCTGACTGATCTGGAACTCAACAACACACCTCTGTGTGGACATTTTAATCCCAgttttacttttgtatttttctgtaagCAAATTAATCAAATGTAGAAATTGCTTCTTCCTCTGCCTTGACCATGAAAAggttacaaaatatttttactgtTGTTTATGATTTCTTCCTATATAAGGGCTTAACTGTTTAAAAGAGAATTCCATCTTTAAGGcctcatttatatttttatatacagaATAAAACTCTCATAGAAATAGAAGCATTTATGAATAACAACCTTTTAACAGCAATTGAAATGAGCAGTTTTTCTGAGGTAAGTGTCTTTCGTTTGTATATTTACAATGTTGTAAATAAAAGGGGGTAAGGCTATCGTGTCTGCTGCTTAGTCTTATAGTCCATACTATTTAACTTTTGACCaggggtaaaatttccaaaagtgcctaagaCCCATTGATCGTCAATGGAATGTAGGCttctaagtcatttaggtgcttttgaaaattttaccccaagtgTTTAGATttttgggatgaaatcctggccctagtgAAGTAAGTGGGAGTTTTGTAATTGATTTCAAAGAAGCCGGGATTTCACCCTTTGTATTTCGAGAACCTGGTTCTAAAGTTACTTAGCTACTTATCCTGATGAAGCCACATTGTGCAAAAGTGCTGTTGGTAAATTAGCAGGTGGCAGTCTTCCTCAGAGAGCTAGTACTATTCTAACCTCCTGTGGTGTTCGAGGGAACTGTGCTGTGGGGGATTCTCCTCTTTTAGATGAGACCTCTGCCTGAAAAATGAGGTAGGAGCCCTGGTATCATGGCAGAATTCCAATTTAGGTAATACATTTTGCTTTCCTTTATACCTATATAGTTTCAACACAATATTTTTTCACTTTCTGTTCTAAACTATTGAACTCAATTGCTGTGCACTCTTGTATAGcttctgcatttcagtgatgtaTGAAATAATTTCTGCATGTGTATGTGCTTTGGGATTAAAATAAtctgtaaatataaaaaaaaaattttttctttgaaataGTTGTATTCTTTTGAAGGAATGTTCTCTAggctgtataaatatatataatgtgCATATCACATATGCAATGGTAATAGCTCTATGATAAACTGCAATATATCATCCACTTTTCATCACCTCACCTGTTCTCTGTCCAGTGATTGATTTACCTTGGGACTATGTATAATACTCCAGACCTTTGAGCAGTTTCTAACATGGCTACTtcactttttttcttatttttaatagcATATTCAGAATCCTCTTACACTGACAAGTGGTCAAAGCAGCTGTGTTGATCATCAGTCCAAGACTTTGTATCATTCAGTTAGGTAATATGGGTCTGTTTCACAAACTGGGTGAGCATGCAAATGTGAAATTCTGCTAAAATCTGTCAGGGGCTTTTATAGACCTAATTGCTGCATGCTGTTCTAGAATaaagaagagagatttttttaaaaaaggtaatcaGAAAGCTTTTGTGTCTAGTTTGCAAAAAGATGGTTTGAGACATCAAATTATTAGCAAAATATACAAATAGGCAAAACTGTTGTCTACATAAATTTGGTCATTTCTCTCTAGCATTTTCTGCTCACTTTTATATATTTATGCGATACATTATACATTATATTTCTCCTTCATAGTAAAACTTCCTCTTTTCAGATCTGTAAGAATGCCAATGAAGGAACCATTAATTGCAGTACATAATGCAAAACAGCAAGGCAGCCTTTCATTGTGTGAAAAATCAGAAGATCTTTGTAACCTCACCTCTGTAGTATCAAATGAAATTTGCCCAGCTCAGATCAGTGTTGAATTGTTGTTAGAGTCTGAGAAAAATAACCAAAAGTCAAATGAAATAGACAAAATGGAAACAATCTTTGactcaaatatatttttcagagGTATGCTGTATTAATTTTTTGTAATCAATTTGTTTTTAGAAATTACTATGTTtagtatataaaataaattaattatggTGAGATACAGTACATATACATGATAAATAAAAGCCACCGTTCATTTCAGTGGAGACTTCTGGGGATTTCATAAGCCTTAATATTTTCTGTCATTTAATTGCAAACAAGGATGCCCATCCACACCTATGCATAAATCAACAATTGAGCACTTTCACTGACTGCAACTGTGGTAATACAACATAAAGAGGTAGATGGTTTTAATTAGCAAAATCCCAGGCTATCTAGGGCTTTATAGATCAGAACCAGCACCTTAAAATCCCTGCAAAACCCAGTGTACATCTCAGAGCATTGTTATCATGTCTTCTCGACAAGAAACACTACTTAAATAGAGCGGTGcttcattctgcaccagcttcagttTCCAAATGTTTCTAAGGTGTAGAGCACATTGCAGTAGTCTTATTGTGAAATAGCaagtttttcttcaagtgatggtccttGTTCTACTATGGGGTTACGCATGCGCACTATACACCTGGAGTCAGAGAATTTGGAAGAAGTGTCTGTTGGTCTGCGCATGCACCCTGACTCACCTCATGCCTCCGACTGAGGTGATAAAGGGAGGGGCAGACTAActgccccttcagttccttctctccGCCACATGGTCTGGATCCTAACCTTTAGTGTCCTCAGCTCTCTGATGTCTTTCTGAAAAAGAATATTAATTCAGTTACAAATAGTTCATAGTTTTAATAGTTCTTAATAACTTTTATAGATGTAGTAGTTTTAATAGTTTTTAGTATCTTTTAGAATTAGATTAGGCAACGGGGGGGACTCCGGACCACTCTTCTGTGTACcagactgtcataaatatcaagggaatggttaccacctttctgtatacagtactataaaatccctcctggccagaggcaaaatcctttcacctgtaaagggttaagaagctaagataacctcgctggcacctgaccaaaatgaccaatgaggagacaagatactttcaaagctggagggggggggagacaaagggtctgtctgtctatgagatgcttttgccaggaacagatcaggaatgcagctcagaactcctgtaaaaagttaataaataatctacctagaaatgcattagatttccttttgtttaatggctggtaaaataggctgtgctgaatggaatgtatattcctgtttttgtgtctttttgtaatttaaggttttgccgagagggattctctatgttttgaatctgattaccctgtaaggaatttaccatcctgattttacagaggagattcttttaccttttctttaattaaaatccttcttttaagaacctgattgttttttcattgttcttaagatccaagggtttgggtctgtgttcacctgtacaaattggtgaggattcttatcaagccttccccaggaaaggggtgtagggcatcgggggatattttgggggaagacgtctccaagtgggctatttccctgttctttgtttaacacgcttggtggtggcagcatagggttcaaggacaaggcaaaatttgtaccttgaggaagtttttaacctaagctggtaagaataagcttagggggtctttcatgcaggtccccacatctgtaccctagagttcagagttgggaaggaaccttgacacggacTATGCCCAGAACTCCGAGCTTCAAACCCTGCATCTCTCACCCGTGATCCTTCTCAGTCAGCGATGACCATCAACGCTGCCTCTAGTGACTGGGAGAAACTCACATCGCAGTTCGGTGCAGTATTTGCCAGGCCTTCCACAGCCCTACCCTGGAAGGGCAGGCACTTCATCTCTGCAGGTATCATGCAGGTGGCCATGAGATTCCAATTGGACCCAGGCCGGGGAATGCCCCTGTACATCGGCCTGAATCAGCAAGGAGTGCGCCTCCTGCTGCAAAGTCCTATTCCGGTGCTGGAGAATCTACCCTCACAGACCCTAGGGTGGGACCTAGTCAGGAAGTACTCCCAGAAGATTGGGAGTACTTGGGAGATTCGGAACCATTGAAGGAACCACTCCTCCTGTACCACCCTTACCCATTTCCCAGGAGCCCCATATGCTCTGGGACCAACCACCGCCGAACCTGACTAGGAGTCACTGGTATCCCATGCCATGGGGATCTCCATAACCACCTGTTGACCCCTCTTACTGGCCATATGGGGGACCCTTGCACCAGTGCCCTCTTTCAGAATCTATCCAATCCTCCAGGGAGTCGCTGCCTGCCTCCCCTGTGAGGGAACCATCAATTTAACCCCAGATCTGATGAAGGAGAAGGAGTGCTACACTCCAGTTCTGGCGGTTCCACCAGAACAGGCTGGACAACCATCATCATTGCCGGATGAAGCAGTGACGTCGACATCGCTTTTCCCTCCGGATGACTTCGGGCAGTTCCAAGATCTGCTGTGCAGACTCACTGGGGGACTTCAGATTGCATAGAGGAGATCCAGGACTCCCAACACAGGCTCTAGGACATCCTCCACACCTATGGACGTACAAGAGTAGCCCTACTGATTAATGAGTCCATACTAGAGCCGGCTAGGACAGTGTGGCACACCCATGCCACTGGCACGTCTACCCCCCTCAAGGGGCAGAGAGACGTTGTTATGTGCTGGCTACAGGTTCAGAATTCTTATTCTCTCACCAAGCTCCCAACTCATTGTTGGTTCAGGCTGCTTTGGAAAGGTCCAGGCAACAACACCCCAGATCTGCTCCCACAGAGAAGGAGGGTAAACACTCAGATCTCCCAGGGAGGAAGGTTTTCTTGTCCTCCAGTCTTCAGGATAGCCAGTTATCAAGAGCTATTGGCTAAATATGATTTCCTGAACTATGCTAAGA encodes:
- the SGO2 gene encoding shugoshin 2 isoform X2, with protein sequence MANKATAETSSIFMQGSIRGHMKEKKDRALKAAKLNACLASKIKTKIINNSSIFKISLKHNNKALALALTLEKENTRRLKNEKIFLQKEVEELHFYNVVLRQKLNCLNKTLIEIEAFMNNNLLTAIEMSSFSEHIQNPLTLTSGQSSCVDHQSKTLYHSVRSVRMPMKEPLIAVHNAKQQGSLSLCEKSEDLCNLTSVVSNEICPAQISVELLLESEKNNQKSNEIDKMETIFDSNIFFRGMLY
- the SGO2 gene encoding shugoshin 2 isoform X1; translation: MAWGAIETPGLPQVGLAWCTSQHVKHNHHGVSGRAFWTMANKATAETSSIFMQGSIRGHMKEKKDRALKAAKLNACLASKIKTKIINNSSIFKISLKHNNKALALALTLEKENTRRLKNEKIFLQKEVEELHFYNVVLRQKLNCLNKTLIEIEAFMNNNLLTAIEMSSFSEHIQNPLTLTSGQSSCVDHQSKTLYHSVRSVRMPMKEPLIAVHNAKQQGSLSLCEKSEDLCNLTSVVSNEICPAQISVELLLESEKNNQKSNEIDKMETIFDSNIFFRGMLY
- the SGO2 gene encoding shugoshin 2 isoform X3; its protein translation is MKEKKDRALKAAKLNACLASKIKTKIINNSSIFKISLKHNNKALALALTLEKENTRRLKNEKIFLQKEVEELHFYNVVLRQKLNCLNKTLIEIEAFMNNNLLTAIEMSSFSEHIQNPLTLTSGQSSCVDHQSKTLYHSVRSVRMPMKEPLIAVHNAKQQGSLSLCEKSEDLCNLTSVVSNEICPAQISVELLLESEKNNQKSNEIDKMETIFDSNIFFRGMLY